Below is a genomic region from Vibrio nitrifigilis.
TTTTAGGGCCTTTGAAGGCTCGTTTGCGAACTCGTTACGCCAAGCTTTTTCTCGTGATGAAGCGATTATTGTCATCGGTGCTTGTGGCATTGTCGTGCGCACTATTGCGCCTTTAGTACAAGACAAACTCCATGACCCTGCGGTATTGGTGATGGATGAAAAAGCGCAGCACGTAATCAGCTTACTTTCTGGGCATATTGGCGGGGCAAATCAACTGGCTTGTCAATTAGCTGCTCGTGTTGGAGCCACTCCGGTCATTACCACGGCGACTGATGTCAATCAGGTGTGCGCGATTGATGTGTTAGCCAAGCGAGTCAACGGGACGATAGAGCATTTCCGAGACGCAATTAAAACGCTGAATCAGGCGTTAGTGAGTGGTGAAAGCGTCGGCTTGTACTGCGATCCCGATACATTGGAGTTAACTGGAATCGACCTCGCTAACGAGGACACACGCGGTATCGAGCTGCTATCGCTGGAGCAACTTGAGCGGCATGATTGTCAGTATGTGATTGAATTATCGATGAAACCAGATGTTCATAATTGGCATGCGGAAACGTTTCATTTGGTGCCACGCTGTATTGTTGTCGGCATGGGATGCCGTAAAGATCTTCAACCGCACCTGATGACGCAAACATTTTCAGCGCTATTGGATGCGCATCATTGGCACCCATTGGCCGTGACACAATTTGCCAGTATTGACGTTAAGCGCAATGAAACCGCCATGCTTAATTTAGCCGAGCAATACCAAG
It encodes:
- a CDS encoding cobalt-precorrin 5A hydrolase, which produces MSIVDPARVSLFSITPGGQVLANKIHALWPVTCYCAEKYQKDHFRAFEGSFANSLRQAFSRDEAIIVIGACGIVVRTIAPLVQDKLHDPAVLVMDEKAQHVISLLSGHIGGANQLACQLAARVGATPVITTATDVNQVCAIDVLAKRVNGTIEHFRDAIKTLNQALVSGESVGLYCDPDTLELTGIDLANEDTRGIELLSLEQLERHDCQYVIELSMKPDVHNWHAETFHLVPRCIVVGMGCRKDLQPHLMTQTFSALLDAHHWHPLAVTQFASIDVKRNETAMLNLAEQYQAPIEFFSANELSASGWRGPESEFVRKTVGVGAVSQPAAWLLSQGNLIGETVKQQGMTFTFGVQKICYTS